In Brevundimonas subvibrioides, a genomic segment contains:
- a CDS encoding GDSL-type esterase/lipase family protein yields MSNIIGARHPQRVWTMVLSLLAASIGSSAFAQTPEPFASTRPTARIEYWQQRLNEIEARLSDPASLAPIRLVFLGDSITDFWTMAENPWFPGTTGGRAVWTGTFGGADSDYLALNMGISGDRTEHLLQRILPKGEGGLGELDRPDLDPDVIVLLIGINNSWAAEDPAVSSIFEGVRAVVEAVHARKPRAMIVLQSLLPTNETDRNENVVKPVNAALEAFASESPQTAYVRYLDLYPTFLTPDGQQNRAFFMDAVHPDEDGYRAWRDRLVPFLDDLRQ; encoded by the coding sequence ATGTCGAACATCATCGGGGCACGCCACCCCCAACGCGTCTGGACCATGGTTCTGTCGCTTCTGGCAGCCTCCATCGGAAGCTCGGCCTTTGCCCAGACGCCCGAGCCGTTCGCCTCGACCCGGCCGACGGCCCGGATCGAATACTGGCAGCAGCGGCTCAACGAGATCGAGGCCCGGCTGTCGGATCCAGCCAGCCTCGCGCCGATCCGGCTGGTCTTCCTCGGCGACTCGATTACCGATTTCTGGACCATGGCCGAGAACCCCTGGTTCCCGGGCACCACAGGCGGACGCGCGGTCTGGACCGGGACGTTCGGCGGCGCGGACAGCGACTATCTCGCCCTCAATATGGGCATCTCCGGCGACCGGACCGAGCATCTTCTCCAGCGCATTCTGCCGAAAGGCGAGGGCGGACTGGGGGAACTGGATCGACCGGACCTCGATCCCGACGTCATCGTGCTGCTGATCGGCATCAACAACAGCTGGGCCGCCGAGGACCCCGCCGTCTCCAGCATCTTCGAAGGCGTCCGCGCCGTCGTGGAGGCCGTGCACGCCCGCAAACCGCGTGCGATGATCGTTCTTCAGTCGTTGCTGCCGACCAACGAGACCGATCGGAACGAAAACGTCGTGAAGCCGGTCAATGCGGCGCTCGAGGCCTTTGCGTCTGAAAGTCCACAGACGGCCTACGTCCGCTATCTCGACCTGTATCCGACCTTTCTGACCCCGGACGGTCAGCAGAACCGGGCCTTCTTCATGGACGCGGTGCATC